Part of the Dreissena polymorpha isolate Duluth1 chromosome 12, UMN_Dpol_1.0, whole genome shotgun sequence genome, cagttttatcagaacgcgactcatataatcgGCTCTACGTTGAAATGCTTTAACACAGAAATTTGCTAGTCGTATCTTTACATATTTTCTGGtctcatttaataataattgtaaacataatcACTATCAAAACCCTGATTGTTTGTCAAATTGCTTAAATAATTGTATGTCCTTTCAAATCAAAGATTCCATGACAACAAAATTACAGTAAAAAACACTTCTGAATGCGTGTGTATAATTGAAAGGGATACAAGCACGATAATATGAGTCGCgatctgataaaactgggcataatgcatgtgcggactgaacaggcatatctcggacgacactttacgcacatgcattatgcccagttttatcagaacgcgactcatataatcgGCTCTACGTTGAAATGCTTTAACACAGAAATTTGCTAGCCGTATCTTTACATATTTTCTGGgctcatttaataataattgtaaacataatcATTATCAAAACCCTGATCGTTTGTCAAATTGCTTAAATAATTGTATGTCCTCTCAAATCAAAAGATTTCATAACAACAAAATTACAGTCCAAAATTACTAGTgcgaataaatataaaatgtacaatttaaaaaaaatgagtaacGTAAGCAAAGGATATAATTCCTACAATACTCAATATTCTTACAAATATTGCTCAAATTTCTATTTTACTACAAAACATCTGGCATTTTACGTTCATTCGCATGACACATACCGCAATTACTCTAAGTATTCGGTTAATATTTTTGGTGATTCTTACTTTTCGGACAGTACATTTTAAAGCGTTATTTTAGCAGATTTCTTCCCATATTTTCACTTATCAGTCTGGTGTCTCTTCGATCAACATTTTTATGACCGgattaaaataataatgcagATAAATCCCTTAGGGCAATGGCATAGGAAAAAGCGATGTTTTAGTCTTAATATTCactgttttcatataataatacaCTGTTTTCGGGcgtacattttactgttttcgtatatcaaaaaaagaaaataaatgtggattttttaattaaaatcatagtttaacgccactatcacgatgtaaagatgggaaatctaactgttttcggtacatgttactgttttcggtattatgtcctcgtattatataattctttcatttaaaacagtaataacaTGCTTGTCGTAGAaaagtaataattaatataaagcatcaGTTTGCGTTCTGTTGTAAACATTCAtcaaaatcatagtttaacgcaaaatcatagtttaacgccaCTTTCACGCTGTAAAGTTGGGAattctaactgttttcggtacatgttactgttttcgcgaaaacagtactgttttcgcgaaaacagtactgttttcgcgaaaacagtactgttttcgtaTTTTAGTCATAccggagatacacatgcatgccaaatatcaagttgctatcttcaatatggcaaaTTTATtgccaatgtttatatttttggaCGGaattacagactgacagacagacggactgacagttcaactgctatatgccacccaaccgggggcataaaaagacacaAACGTGAACACGTTGTATAatattatttagttttattttctaatCTATCATGTAAATAATTTCGCCCAAGTGCTTTTGACATTCTAACACTGTCCGAAATATCCGAGCTCCACACCTCTgcaaagtgaaaaaataaaatagcattaGCAAATTAATACTTGTATATTAAATCATATGTTGATAAATCATAGCTTGGTGTAATCCTGAACCAATTGCCAATGAAAATGCCTATGAAATTTATCcaggattttaattgtttaactattTTAAGATAAAATCTTTGGCCAATGTCTGAAACGTGTTAGCCTTGGTTTTCATGCGTTAAATACTTAAAGACTTAGGTGAAGCTCTGGCCAAGTAAAATTAAGGTCCCGTTTTTTATTAGTTAAATATGTCAATATTAAGACGAAGATAAAGCTTTGGTCAATGAAAATACGTACAATATTCAAGCCTAAATTTGTTGTGAAAATCATTTTAAGAGTTCGACTGAAATAAACTTTAGACACTGTGCCCTTATATATGACCGGGTTCTTACTGGCAATCCATTAAACATCGGTTGTTATAGGTGACGACgtcctttttttcaatttaatttatttacagtTTTTTATGTACCACTTACTTGCACTCTAGCAGACAACGGTTACTGTATGTGACCCCGTCCTCCCCACACACGGGCCTGTAGTCACGTGGACAGGTGCATTCCTTAGGGCATTCGCCTTCCGATTTCATGAGGACATTCCTAAAAATCATTATAAAGCAAGACTATCAAGGAACCATGCTGTTGACGAAAACAAAAAGATTGTATACTTTCTTTAAAAGCATTGATATTTAGAAAAACAggtgatttatttcataaactttGCGCCAATTGCGCTTAAGATAGACTCATTTTATCGCAACGAGTGTATTTATACAACTTAATGTATACATGCGATGTTTTTCGCTTTGGAATCTGGTACTATTTGACTTACTGGCAATCGAGCAGACAACGATTGCCGTATGTGGTGCCGTCAGCTCCACACACGGGCTTGTAGTTGCGGGGACAGGGGCATACCTTGGGGCATACGCCTTCCGATTTCAGTGTAACGCcccttacaaaataaaaataaatcgtGTCTATGTGTATCAACACCTTCACAAACAATATATGTCAAAATACTTCGATATATGTATTGTCTATATGTGATTGATGAACAGAAAGCTTAGATATGCCTTCGTTGATATCCGTGTCCATCGTTTAGACAGTACATGCACAAGTTAGAAGCCATGTCAGTAACATACGTACCAGGAATTTGTTTTGTTACTTAAGAAATTATTATATCgaaattttcagaaaatgaaattTATAACCATGTTCCTAGGATTCAATATCGATTATGGACTTTTAACAGGAGTATAAAAATTCTGGCCAAAAGAACAACATAACTTACTACGCCCTCACGGCCTGTTTCAAATCCTATAGTGCGAGTGTCAATAAAATCCCTTCCTTCGTATTAAACCCCTCAAACTTACAATTAATATTACCACTATATCACCACTATTCATTCACTTCGTATTAAAGATACGTAAGTTTGTTTAAGTAATGATATTATATAACATACGCGCATTTCATTTGACACGTGTTGCCATATGTGACGCCATTAGATCCACATACGGGCATCCATGAAAACGGACACGCGCACACCGTGGCCTCTGAAAGTGGACACAACACATATTATAGCATGTAAGcgttttgtaaatttatcaatataatgtttTGAGAATTGTATTATTTCGTCGTATTAAATGgacctttcacgttttggtaaatggacaaaattttaaaaagttgtttcagattcgcagatgttcgttttagttatgatatctacgagaaaaaagtaatactgaacatttaccatgctctaaaatatgctTTATAATGCATAtgttgatgatttgaaaacctgaaaattataaagcgtagcaacgcgaaacgattgaataatttggaaagttctgttgttgtcgttatatttgggAAACCACGAGGTTTGctcatataagtaaaaaatacatcagccGATAGTATGAGCACGACTGGTCCGAGTGGTGTAAGCGGGagtctttttactccaggactccaggggtcagtggttcgaaccctgct contains:
- the LOC127853160 gene encoding serine protease inhibitor dipetalogastin-like isoform X5 is translated as MQSVLFLAIASCVLAMVRAQATVCACPFSWMPVCGSNGVTYGNTCQMKCAGVTLKSEGVCPKVCPCPRNYKPVCGADGTTYGNRCLLDCQNVLMKSEGECPKECTCPRDYRPVCGEDGVTYSNRCLLECKGVELGYFGQC